One Corallococcus silvisoli DNA window includes the following coding sequences:
- a CDS encoding protein-methionine-sulfoxide reductase heme-binding subunit MsrQ, with translation MASSKLSWLNPAVAVGGLSPLLLLAVQGAQGQLGANGIEFALNQTGLFALVVLLASLACTPARLVTGWTWPARIRRTLGLLAFTYAAAHFLTYSVLDQGLDVRAMLEDVLTRPFITVGFTALLLLVPLAVTSTNQWVRRLGFPAWQRLHRLAYVAAVLGVVHFVWRVKKDVTEPVLYGAVLTLLLAVRVGEAVRKRRAALAQQRPA, from the coding sequence ATGGCCTCTTCCAAGCTCTCCTGGCTCAACCCCGCGGTCGCCGTCGGAGGCCTCTCCCCGCTGCTGCTCCTCGCGGTGCAGGGGGCGCAGGGGCAGCTGGGGGCCAACGGCATCGAGTTCGCCCTCAACCAGACGGGCCTCTTCGCGCTGGTGGTGCTGCTGGCGTCGCTGGCGTGCACGCCGGCGCGGCTCGTCACCGGCTGGACGTGGCCCGCGCGCATCCGCCGCACCCTGGGCCTCCTGGCGTTCACCTACGCGGCGGCTCACTTCCTCACCTACTCCGTGCTGGATCAGGGCCTGGATGTGCGCGCCATGCTGGAGGACGTCCTCACCCGGCCCTTCATCACCGTGGGCTTCACCGCGCTGCTGCTGCTGGTGCCGCTGGCCGTCACCTCCACGAACCAGTGGGTGCGCAGGCTGGGCTTCCCGGCGTGGCAGCGCCTGCACCGGCTGGCCTACGTGGCCGCGGTGCTGGGCGTGGTGCACTTCGTGTGGCGGGTGAAGAAGGACGTCACGGAGCCGGTGCTCTACGGCGCCGTGCTGACGTTGCTGCTGGCCGTGCGCGTGGGGGAGGCCGTGCGCAAGCGGCGGGCGGCGCTCGCGCAGCAGCGCCCCGCGTGA
- a CDS encoding response regulator, with protein MKSGPLSAPETAPSRPTGSTPPVRPAGGAGPQRVLLVDDSRSIRTLLKIYLMARSFEFLEAESAEEGLKVAEVEQVDLILTDFHMDGMNGADFAGQIRASSNVRLSKVPILMMTGDPNVAEVRALGQKAGISAFVRKPVSCAQLMTLVDTILPLPRVAK; from the coding sequence ATGAAGTCCGGCCCCCTCTCCGCCCCCGAAACCGCGCCCTCCCGTCCCACGGGGAGCACGCCTCCGGTCCGACCGGCCGGCGGGGCCGGTCCGCAGCGCGTGCTGCTGGTGGACGACAGCCGCTCCATCCGGACGCTGCTGAAAATCTACCTCATGGCCCGCAGCTTCGAGTTCCTGGAGGCCGAGTCCGCCGAGGAGGGCCTCAAGGTCGCCGAGGTGGAGCAGGTGGACCTCATCCTCACCGACTTCCACATGGACGGGATGAACGGCGCGGACTTCGCCGGGCAGATCCGCGCCAGCAGCAACGTCAGGCTGTCCAAGGTCCCCATCCTGATGATGACGGGCGACCCGAACGTGGCGGAGGTGCGCGCCCTGGGCCAGAAGGCCGGCATCAGCGCCTTCGTGCGCAAGCCCGTCAGCTGCGCCCAGCTGATGACGCTGGTGGACACCATCCTCCCGCTGCCCCGCGTCGCCAAGTAG
- a CDS encoding YgdI/YgdR family lipoprotein, with amino-acid sequence MKRALPCFAVALASLLVSGCEGPDVVPTADGRQNTRAARIEGSLVVQSRARGNAIVFIYDATHPPPPQGSGRPKAFTVVPAGELFGASLGDNSTGPFTAPFALSLVQPGRYLLRGFIDADTCRNVPQPCHVPDFNPFYGVTAEPNAGDVGGGSVDPTTGATRILEVTTDADGWPQPLTGVSVSFSDTATVPFDRPAFQVAEPREFDTATTPTKLLTLSPQPLTGAVDQRPPGFWVQLTGTSRDGVPEFWPRVIVRKLAEGVTGIVDENDLNRDGVVDAEGVDYARLSGGKDGKPDAVVLAAGLVPGPLLDALLDGQGAPRPQPVFVPQLQVAIRAQALDARDPAAPAPLAAVPPGRYSVTLLQSTGQTWRVPNELDPALAGPAGLSGVQSQSFVLEVR; translated from the coding sequence ATGAAGCGCGCCCTTCCCTGTTTCGCCGTCGCGCTCGCGTCGCTGCTGGTCTCGGGCTGCGAGGGCCCGGACGTGGTGCCCACCGCGGACGGCCGCCAGAACACGCGCGCCGCGCGCATCGAGGGCAGCCTCGTCGTGCAGTCGCGCGCCCGCGGCAACGCCATCGTGTTCATCTACGACGCGACCCACCCGCCCCCGCCGCAGGGCTCCGGCCGCCCGAAGGCCTTCACCGTCGTCCCCGCGGGAGAGCTGTTCGGCGCGTCGCTGGGTGACAACTCCACGGGTCCGTTCACCGCGCCCTTCGCGCTGAGCCTCGTGCAGCCGGGCCGCTACCTGCTGCGCGGCTTCATCGACGCGGACACCTGCCGCAACGTGCCGCAGCCGTGCCACGTGCCGGACTTCAACCCCTTCTACGGCGTCACGGCCGAACCCAACGCGGGCGACGTGGGCGGTGGCAGCGTGGACCCCACCACCGGCGCCACGCGCATCCTGGAGGTCACGACGGACGCGGACGGCTGGCCCCAGCCGCTCACCGGCGTCTCCGTGTCCTTCTCCGACACCGCCACCGTGCCCTTCGACCGGCCCGCATTCCAGGTCGCGGAGCCGCGCGAGTTCGACACCGCGACCACCCCCACCAAGCTGCTCACGCTCTCGCCCCAGCCGCTCACCGGCGCGGTGGACCAGCGGCCTCCAGGCTTCTGGGTGCAGCTCACGGGCACCAGCCGCGACGGCGTGCCGGAGTTCTGGCCGCGCGTCATCGTGCGCAAGCTGGCGGAGGGCGTGACGGGCATCGTCGACGAGAACGACCTGAACCGCGACGGCGTGGTGGACGCGGAGGGCGTGGACTACGCGCGCCTCAGCGGCGGCAAGGACGGCAAGCCGGACGCGGTGGTGCTGGCGGCGGGACTGGTGCCCGGTCCCCTGCTCGACGCCCTGCTGGACGGACAAGGGGCTCCCCGCCCGCAGCCCGTCTTCGTCCCGCAGCTCCAGGTGGCCATCCGCGCGCAGGCGCTGGACGCGCGCGATCCCGCCGCGCCCGCGCCCCTGGCGGCCGTGCCCCCGGGTCGCTACAGCGTCACCCTCCTGCAGTCCACGGGTCAGACCTGGCGGGTCCCGAATGAACTGGACCCCGCGCTCGCTGGGCCCGCAGGGCTGTCCGGCGTGCAGTCCCAATCATTCGTGCTGGAGGTTCGTTGA
- a CDS encoding TonB-dependent receptor plug domain-containing protein: MNLPTALRRGTLLAFCLCATEALADARLEARRHFRNGMNLIDQKQFDEGIAELEEAYNIKPHPSVLYNIARAYQDAGRLDEALDAYKRYLASNPPDAANVQAQVTRLEATRQAAQAEAPAPGAPPNTTGSGSSLPMPPPPPTSIQAQQQLAALMERLEKAVNRAESLAAQPAPAQATPTPGPTPTASGGAESGDISGDQGLVPYEERVVTASRRAQSSLEAPNATTVITAEDIRLSGATTLPELLRRVPGADVMAMGVGSANVSLRGFNQRLANKVLVLVDGRTEYQDFLGLTLWAGLPIGLEEIDRIEVIRGPGSALYGANAMLGVINIITQAPGTGRRARFGAMAGGGNTVQGSFVSHGQNGALRYRASAAYRQEDKWSRDYASGRSDFDITGPAPDLGQRGARANLSTIYSFEEGRAIGLSGGVHRYLTEIYPLGLLRNYYIDGLGAYAKADVELGAVKLKAFWNHLSGDAGPQYEAIGQRSLNTSVASNVFNAEALYARGFELAGEHQVNIGVEGRLKRVAFTYLDGLREEYHAAAFVQDEWRIVQPLRLVVSYRVDRHPLLDKGKPGLAQSPRLSAVFQPIEGHAFRASVATAFREPTFLESYTRLPVPVPGVNGVSLLTTGNRELRPERLNALELGWRGESPRLGLDWDVALYQNTVKDLIALSSVQPLHAGDAYDSGTGSYLLGRSLFTNENAIYTARGVEVGLNVSPIDGLGVKASAAYQSVTSDLPEEGQCGPCSQAPGFRLFGGVTYRTRTDLEFGIDAAFTSSTTWIEREPAATDPTRVELQANNLPAYTVVNARVGYQVVKDFVSVALQGSQLGGNHSEHPFGNRIERRVFANLTVTP, from the coding sequence GTGAATCTCCCGACAGCCTTACGACGTGGGACGCTCCTCGCGTTCTGTCTGTGCGCGACCGAGGCCCTGGCGGACGCGCGCCTCGAAGCGCGCCGCCACTTCCGCAACGGCATGAACCTCATCGACCAGAAGCAGTTCGATGAGGGCATCGCCGAGTTGGAAGAGGCCTACAACATCAAGCCGCACCCCAGCGTCCTCTACAACATCGCCCGGGCGTACCAGGACGCGGGCCGGCTCGACGAAGCGCTGGACGCCTACAAGCGCTACCTCGCCTCCAACCCGCCGGACGCCGCCAATGTGCAGGCCCAGGTGACGCGGCTGGAGGCCACGCGCCAGGCGGCGCAGGCCGAGGCCCCCGCGCCCGGCGCCCCACCCAACACGACGGGTTCGGGCTCCAGCCTGCCCATGCCCCCGCCCCCTCCCACGAGCATCCAGGCCCAGCAGCAGCTGGCCGCGCTCATGGAGCGGCTGGAGAAGGCCGTCAACCGCGCGGAGTCGCTGGCGGCCCAGCCCGCGCCGGCGCAGGCCACGCCCACCCCGGGCCCCACCCCCACCGCGAGCGGCGGCGCCGAGTCCGGCGACATCTCCGGCGACCAGGGCCTGGTGCCCTACGAGGAGCGCGTGGTGACGGCGAGCCGCCGCGCCCAGTCCTCGCTCGAGGCGCCCAACGCCACCACCGTCATCACCGCGGAGGACATCCGCCTGTCCGGCGCCACCACGCTGCCGGAGCTGCTGCGGCGCGTGCCCGGCGCGGACGTGATGGCCATGGGCGTGGGCAGCGCCAACGTCAGCCTGCGCGGCTTCAACCAGCGCCTGGCCAACAAGGTGCTGGTGCTGGTGGACGGCCGCACGGAGTACCAGGACTTCCTCGGCCTCACGCTGTGGGCGGGCCTGCCCATCGGCCTGGAGGAGATCGACCGCATCGAGGTCATCCGCGGCCCGGGCAGCGCGCTGTACGGCGCCAACGCGATGTTGGGCGTCATCAACATCATCACCCAGGCCCCCGGCACCGGCCGGCGCGCGCGCTTCGGCGCGATGGCGGGCGGTGGCAACACCGTCCAGGGCTCCTTCGTCAGCCACGGCCAGAACGGGGCGCTGCGCTATCGCGCGTCCGCCGCCTACCGCCAGGAGGACAAGTGGAGCCGTGACTACGCGAGCGGCCGCTCGGACTTCGACATCACGGGGCCCGCCCCGGACCTGGGCCAGCGGGGCGCCCGCGCCAACCTGTCCACCATCTATTCATTCGAGGAGGGGCGCGCGATCGGCCTGTCCGGCGGCGTGCACCGCTACCTCACGGAGATCTACCCGCTGGGCCTCCTGCGCAACTACTACATCGACGGCCTGGGCGCGTACGCCAAGGCCGACGTGGAGCTGGGCGCGGTGAAGCTCAAGGCGTTCTGGAACCACCTGTCCGGTGACGCGGGGCCGCAGTACGAGGCCATTGGCCAGCGCTCGCTCAACACCAGCGTCGCCTCCAACGTCTTCAACGCGGAGGCGCTGTACGCCCGCGGCTTCGAGCTGGCCGGCGAGCACCAGGTGAACATCGGCGTGGAGGGCCGCCTGAAGCGCGTGGCCTTCACCTACCTGGACGGCCTGCGCGAGGAGTACCACGCGGCGGCCTTCGTGCAGGACGAGTGGCGCATCGTGCAGCCCCTGCGCCTGGTGGTCAGCTACCGCGTGGACCGCCACCCGCTGCTCGACAAGGGCAAGCCGGGCCTCGCGCAGTCGCCGCGCCTGTCCGCCGTGTTCCAGCCCATTGAAGGGCACGCCTTCCGCGCGTCCGTGGCCACCGCCTTCCGCGAGCCCACGTTCCTGGAGAGCTACACGCGGCTGCCCGTGCCCGTGCCGGGCGTCAACGGCGTGAGCCTGCTCACCACCGGCAACCGCGAGCTGCGGCCGGAGCGCCTCAACGCGCTGGAGCTGGGCTGGCGCGGTGAGTCGCCCCGGCTGGGCCTGGACTGGGACGTGGCCCTCTACCAGAACACGGTGAAGGACCTCATCGCCCTGTCCTCCGTGCAGCCGCTGCACGCGGGGGACGCCTATGACAGCGGCACCGGCAGCTACCTGCTGGGTCGCTCGCTGTTCACCAACGAGAACGCCATCTACACCGCGCGCGGCGTCGAGGTGGGCCTCAACGTGTCCCCCATCGACGGCCTGGGCGTGAAGGCGAGCGCCGCGTACCAGAGCGTCACCTCCGACCTGCCGGAAGAGGGCCAGTGCGGCCCGTGCAGCCAGGCGCCGGGCTTCCGGCTGTTCGGCGGCGTCACCTACCGCACGCGCACGGACCTGGAGTTCGGCATCGACGCGGCCTTCACGTCCTCCACCACCTGGATTGAACGCGAGCCCGCCGCGACCGACCCGACGCGCGTGGAGCTGCAGGCCAACAACCTCCCCGCGTACACCGTCGTCAACGCCCGGGTGGGCTACCAGGTGGTGAAGGACTTCGTCTCCGTGGCGCTGCAGGGCAGCCAGCTCGGCGGCAACCACTCGGAGCACCCCTTCGGCAACCGCATCGAGCGGCGCGTGTTCGCCAACCTCACGGTGACCCCATGA
- a CDS encoding serine/threonine-protein kinase, protein MIESDAPRKGAPTDVADPLLGRILNERFRILETLGAGGMGRVYKAMQAPLDRLVALKVLNPQYSGEGKDPGFQKRFFLEASVTAKLRHPNTVTVIDYGKTEDGIYYIAMEYLEGLTLSQLLTQEGPLPWERALAIAQQVARSLREAHKVGLIHRDLKPANVMVLNQETDHDVVKVLDFGLVKSFLGDASMKEDTTLTQAGVILGSPQYMAPEQARNIADPRSDVYSLGVVLYQTLMGRPPFQAAQSIDVIVKHINDPPPPFHTVWPDHNVPAEVEALVMKCLAKRPVDRYASMDAVLQGMRAAASASGVSGVFATRTGLNAVGSGPHSGVHTGPHALGSGPTTGPNTMALDISVDEAGAAPAKKSAKGLGIALFGGALLVGLATAGIFVLRSPQQVPVEPPRPVTRAPVAEAPVAHDPVAVAEPAPPRPAATPRPVRFSVDSDPQGAEVTVDGTVRGHTPMVINHTPDGPGLASVEVTFALDGYQTVSKTYAGEPGSTVPVSIKLPRIKKQGPKPKAPGSAYKDDPYQ, encoded by the coding sequence ATGATCGAAAGCGACGCCCCCCGCAAGGGCGCGCCCACCGACGTGGCGGATCCCCTGCTCGGGCGGATCCTCAACGAGCGCTTCCGCATCCTGGAGACGCTGGGTGCCGGAGGCATGGGCCGCGTCTACAAGGCCATGCAGGCCCCGCTGGACCGGCTGGTGGCCCTCAAGGTCCTCAACCCCCAGTACAGCGGCGAGGGCAAGGACCCCGGCTTCCAGAAGCGCTTCTTCCTGGAGGCCAGCGTCACCGCGAAGCTGCGCCACCCGAACACCGTCACCGTCATCGACTACGGCAAGACGGAAGACGGCATCTATTACATCGCCATGGAGTACCTGGAGGGGCTGACGCTGTCGCAGCTGCTCACCCAGGAAGGCCCGCTGCCGTGGGAGCGCGCGCTCGCCATCGCGCAGCAGGTGGCCCGCTCGCTGCGCGAGGCGCACAAGGTCGGCCTCATCCACCGCGACCTCAAGCCCGCGAACGTGATGGTCCTCAACCAGGAGACGGACCACGACGTGGTCAAGGTCCTGGACTTCGGTCTGGTGAAGTCCTTCCTGGGGGACGCCTCCATGAAGGAGGACACCACCCTCACGCAGGCGGGCGTCATCCTCGGGTCGCCGCAGTACATGGCGCCCGAGCAGGCGCGCAACATCGCCGACCCGCGCAGCGACGTGTACAGCCTGGGCGTGGTGCTCTATCAGACCCTGATGGGCCGGCCGCCCTTCCAGGCGGCGCAGAGCATCGACGTCATCGTCAAGCACATCAACGACCCGCCGCCTCCCTTCCACACCGTGTGGCCGGACCACAACGTCCCCGCGGAGGTGGAGGCGCTGGTGATGAAGTGCCTGGCCAAGCGCCCCGTGGACCGCTACGCGTCCATGGACGCGGTGCTCCAGGGCATGCGCGCCGCCGCCTCCGCGTCCGGCGTCAGCGGCGTCTTCGCCACGCGCACCGGACTCAACGCGGTGGGCTCCGGCCCGCACAGCGGCGTCCACACGGGTCCCCACGCGCTGGGCTCCGGTCCCACCACCGGCCCCAACACCATGGCGCTGGACATCTCCGTGGACGAGGCCGGCGCCGCGCCCGCGAAGAAGTCCGCCAAGGGGCTGGGCATCGCCCTGTTCGGAGGCGCGCTGCTGGTGGGCCTGGCCACGGCGGGCATCTTCGTGCTGCGCTCGCCCCAGCAGGTCCCGGTGGAGCCCCCCCGGCCCGTGACCCGCGCGCCCGTCGCGGAAGCGCCCGTGGCCCACGACCCCGTCGCCGTGGCCGAGCCCGCCCCGCCGCGCCCCGCGGCCACGCCCCGCCCCGTGCGCTTCAGCGTGGACAGCGATCCCCAGGGGGCCGAAGTCACCGTCGACGGGACGGTGCGCGGCCATACCCCCATGGTGATCAACCACACGCCGGACGGCCCGGGCCTCGCCTCCGTGGAGGTCACGTTCGCGCTGGACGGCTACCAGACCGTCAGCAAGACCTACGCGGGTGAGCCGGGCAGCACCGTCCCCGTTTCCATCAAGTTGCCGCGCATCAAGAAGCAGGGACCGAAGCCCAAGGCTCCAGGTTCCGCGTACAAGGACGATCCGTACCAGTGA
- a CDS encoding cobalamin-binding protein: MNAQLSALLSSAPRYPRRVVCMTEETTEVLYRIGAGDLVVGVSGFTVRPPEARKKPRVSSFLDANFERILELKPDLVLGFSDLQADIGRELCKRGVPVYLFNQRSLAEILQTVRLTGALVGRAEAAEALAVDLEKNLERHSDAAESLPKRPRIFFEEWHEPLISGIRWCSELVEVVGGQDVCQESRASQGAKGRIFDPAEVAKRDPEGVIASWCGRKAKREKIISRPGWAGVRAVVDDQLYEVRSTYILQPGPAALTDGVDQLARIVAAIAKGEKLPMARPGDLRTALE; the protein is encoded by the coding sequence ATGAACGCCCAGCTGTCCGCGCTGTTGTCGTCCGCGCCGCGGTATCCGCGGCGGGTGGTGTGCATGACGGAGGAGACGACGGAGGTGCTCTACCGCATTGGCGCGGGGGACCTGGTCGTGGGGGTGTCGGGGTTCACGGTGCGGCCTCCGGAGGCGCGCAAGAAGCCGCGGGTCAGCTCGTTCCTGGACGCGAACTTCGAGCGGATCTTGGAGCTGAAGCCGGACCTGGTGCTGGGCTTCTCCGACCTGCAGGCGGACATCGGGCGGGAGCTGTGCAAGCGCGGGGTGCCCGTGTACCTGTTCAACCAGCGCTCGCTCGCGGAGATCTTGCAGACGGTGCGGCTGACGGGGGCGCTGGTGGGGCGCGCGGAGGCGGCCGAGGCGCTGGCGGTGGACTTGGAGAAGAACCTGGAGCGTCACTCGGACGCGGCCGAGTCGCTGCCGAAGCGGCCGCGCATCTTCTTCGAGGAGTGGCACGAGCCGCTCATCTCCGGCATCCGCTGGTGTTCGGAGCTGGTGGAGGTGGTGGGGGGCCAGGACGTGTGCCAGGAGTCGCGCGCGTCGCAGGGGGCGAAGGGCCGCATCTTCGACCCGGCGGAGGTGGCGAAGCGCGACCCGGAGGGGGTCATCGCCAGCTGGTGCGGGCGCAAGGCGAAGCGCGAGAAGATCATCTCCCGGCCTGGATGGGCGGGCGTGCGCGCGGTGGTGGACGACCAGCTCTATGAAGTGCGGAGCACGTACATCCTCCAGCCGGGACCGGCGGCGCTGACGGACGGGGTGGATCAGCTGGCCCGCATCGTGGCGGCCATCGCGAAGGGGGAGAAGCTGCCCATGGCCCGGCCTGGAGATCTGCGCACCGCGCTGGAGTGA
- a CDS encoding BamA/TamA family outer membrane protein gives MPLPLTVLLFTVLAATGAPSGQEARQTPPVEQEGAGRPSDAEPPDAPVRAPDFEPSGVSNTEVPAPPRAESAPVGPEGTDAPALPTADARANYEDALIAWGLGEVERQVEPAPEGKVLEEVLVAAEEVVAPMDPYPSLLNIFHVRTRDEVVRQEVLIAPGQPYSEAVVAESVRNLRKLGLFSVVRAVPVKGREPGKVALLLVTKDLWSLRLNNEFSAVGSLLLYLRLQGTEQNFLGRGKKVALDFIMRLDTFSLGQSYTDKRVLGSRWSLSESAALLINRETGRAEGSRGSLIVSRPLYSLSTPWSLSTSVAWNVETARQFRGADIWQLPFPDGAPVPYVYNTREVAAGATYTRSYGTRDKWNVGLGAGAYHYAYAAPVASQLSDAQVDWFRRNYLPRAEDAGYVNLSLSAFKARYDVLRNVDSYTLSEDYQLGHSVVATLRYAPPVFPSAAHFAESGLSARYRVHWGDALTTASAAASIRRQFSAQQPGVREGWTNRRWAAELVQVSPRVLGGRFVARGLLDVNIDDLSERVSLLGGSNGLRGAAVDAYSGKRLLLVNLEYRTAPLVVRTVHLGGVFFFDSGSAFNRRPEMVSTVGVGLRLLFPQFNVFPFRIDFGYVLNGDRPPVGSRFSLSSGQVTDYRPTFLDSP, from the coding sequence GTGCCGCTCCCCCTGACCGTCTTGCTGTTCACCGTGCTCGCCGCGACGGGCGCGCCGTCCGGACAGGAGGCGCGGCAGACGCCGCCCGTGGAGCAGGAAGGCGCCGGCAGGCCGAGCGACGCCGAGCCGCCGGACGCGCCCGTGCGCGCGCCGGACTTCGAACCGTCGGGCGTGTCCAACACGGAGGTGCCCGCGCCGCCGCGCGCGGAGTCCGCGCCCGTGGGGCCGGAGGGCACGGATGCTCCGGCGCTCCCCACTGCGGACGCGCGCGCGAACTACGAGGACGCGCTCATCGCCTGGGGGCTGGGGGAGGTGGAGCGCCAGGTGGAGCCCGCCCCCGAGGGCAAGGTGCTGGAGGAGGTGCTCGTCGCCGCGGAGGAGGTCGTCGCGCCGATGGACCCGTACCCCTCGCTGCTCAACATCTTCCACGTCCGCACCCGTGACGAGGTCGTCCGCCAGGAGGTGCTGATTGCTCCGGGGCAGCCGTACTCGGAGGCGGTGGTCGCGGAGTCGGTGCGCAACCTGCGCAAGCTGGGGCTGTTCTCCGTGGTGCGCGCGGTGCCGGTGAAGGGCCGTGAGCCCGGCAAGGTCGCGCTGCTGCTGGTGACCAAGGACCTGTGGTCGCTGCGGCTCAACAACGAGTTCTCCGCCGTCGGCTCGCTGCTCCTCTACCTGCGCTTGCAGGGCACGGAGCAGAACTTCCTGGGGCGGGGCAAGAAGGTGGCGCTGGACTTCATCATGCGCCTGGACACCTTCAGCCTCGGCCAGAGCTACACGGACAAGCGCGTGCTCGGCAGCCGCTGGTCGCTGTCGGAGTCCGCCGCCCTGCTCATCAACCGGGAGACGGGCCGCGCGGAGGGCTCGCGCGGGAGCCTCATCGTGAGCCGCCCGCTGTATTCGCTCTCCACGCCGTGGAGCCTGAGCACGTCCGTGGCGTGGAACGTGGAGACGGCGCGCCAGTTCCGGGGCGCGGACATCTGGCAGCTCCCGTTCCCGGATGGCGCGCCCGTGCCATACGTCTACAACACGCGCGAAGTGGCGGCGGGCGCCACGTATACGCGCTCCTACGGCACCCGCGACAAGTGGAACGTGGGCCTGGGCGCGGGGGCCTATCACTATGCCTACGCCGCGCCGGTGGCCTCGCAGCTCTCCGACGCGCAGGTGGACTGGTTCCGCCGCAACTACCTGCCGCGCGCGGAGGACGCGGGGTACGTGAACCTGTCCCTGAGCGCCTTCAAGGCCCGGTACGACGTGCTCCGCAACGTGGACTCGTACACGCTGTCGGAGGACTACCAGCTGGGGCACTCGGTGGTGGCCACGCTGCGCTACGCGCCTCCGGTGTTCCCGTCCGCGGCGCACTTCGCCGAGAGCGGCCTGTCCGCGCGCTACCGCGTGCACTGGGGCGACGCGCTCACCACCGCGTCCGCGGCGGCGTCCATCCGCCGGCAGTTCAGCGCCCAGCAGCCCGGGGTGCGGGAAGGGTGGACCAACCGCCGCTGGGCCGCGGAGCTGGTGCAGGTGTCGCCGCGCGTGCTCGGTGGGCGCTTCGTGGCGCGCGGCCTGTTGGACGTGAACATCGACGACCTGTCCGAACGCGTGAGCCTGCTGGGCGGCAGCAACGGCCTGCGCGGCGCGGCGGTGGATGCGTACTCGGGCAAGCGGCTGTTGCTGGTGAACCTGGAGTACCGCACCGCGCCGCTCGTCGTGCGCACGGTGCACCTGGGCGGGGTGTTCTTCTTCGACTCGGGCAGTGCCTTCAACCGGCGGCCGGAGATGGTGAGCACCGTGGGCGTGGGCCTGCGGCTGCTGTTCCCCCAGTTCAACGTGTTCCCGTTCCGCATCGACTTCGGCTACGTGCTCAACGGCGACCGGCCGCCCGTGGGCAGCCGCTTCTCCCTCAGCAGCGGGCAGGTGACGGACTACCGCCCGACCTTCCTCGACTCGCCCTGA
- a CDS encoding UPF0489 family protein, with the protein MTLKHDDALRHLRLAGIVRLALGGGRGPTDAYVFDPHRLALPAWACALGDAGPPALLVTLDRHLDIVVPEHPADMPDRSAGLRALDEHARWHLDVRNYDHIVAAMEANLVGDALIIARTRPRGAFAGDTYVDTRGRSHRLVTVTTVDRAAEAYLRPGPTDAVRDVLEASPAVLLDVDLDCFTSLSDADPTTVLPWPKSVIREFLLPLDSEPFWDAVLGKAVALTLAREPHHCGGLLASGELFRDVADVLFRELLRVEPP; encoded by the coding sequence ATGACTCTGAAACATGACGACGCCCTGCGACACCTGCGGCTCGCGGGAATCGTGCGGCTCGCGCTGGGCGGAGGCCGTGGCCCGACCGACGCGTACGTGTTCGACCCGCATCGGCTCGCACTGCCCGCGTGGGCTTGCGCCCTGGGCGACGCGGGCCCCCCTGCCCTGCTCGTCACCCTGGACCGGCACCTGGACATCGTGGTGCCTGAACATCCCGCGGACATGCCGGACCGCTCCGCCGGACTGCGCGCGCTGGATGAACACGCGCGGTGGCACCTGGACGTGCGCAACTACGACCACATCGTCGCGGCGATGGAGGCCAACCTCGTGGGCGACGCGCTGATCATCGCGCGCACCCGGCCCCGGGGCGCCTTCGCCGGCGACACGTACGTGGACACGCGCGGCCGGTCCCACCGGCTGGTGACGGTCACGACGGTGGACCGCGCGGCGGAGGCGTACCTGCGCCCCGGCCCCACGGACGCGGTGCGCGACGTGCTGGAGGCCTCGCCGGCCGTGCTGCTGGACGTGGACCTGGACTGCTTCACCAGCCTGAGCGACGCGGACCCCACCACCGTGCTGCCCTGGCCCAAGTCCGTCATCCGCGAGTTCCTCCTGCCGCTCGACTCGGAGCCCTTCTGGGACGCGGTGCTGGGCAAGGCCGTGGCGCTCACGCTGGCGCGCGAGCCGCACCACTGCGGCGGGTTGCTCGCGTCCGGGGAGCTGTTCCGCGACGTGGCGGACGTGCTCTTCCGCGAGCTGCTGCGCGTCGAACCGCCCTGA